In Acidobacteriota bacterium, the genomic stretch ACACCGCCGCCCTCGTCGTGGTCGACCTCGACACCGGCCAGGCGCGGCGGGTCCTCGAGGGCTCGCGGTACACCGTCGCCGAGGACATCGACATGGTGATCGACGGCCGCACCATGGAGCTCGGTGGAGCGCCGGCGCGCCTCGGTATCAACCCGATCACCCTGTCGCCGGACAACCAGTGGGTCTACTTCGGGGCCATGACCGGCACCAGCCTCTACCGGGTCCGGGGCGCAGACCTGCGCAATTCCAAGCTGACCTCGAAGCAGCTCGCAGAACGCGTCGAGCGCTACGGCGACAAGCCGATCTCGGACGGCATCACGGTCGACGGCGGCGGCAACGTCTACATCACCGCCATCACCGAGAACGCCATCGGCGTGGTCGGCAGCGACGGCGAGTACCGGCAGCTCTTTCAGCGCCAAGATCTCGCCTGGCCAGACGGCTTCGCCTACGGCCCCGATCATCAGATCTACGTCACCGTCAACGAGCTCCACCGCTCGCCGGTGCTCAATGGCGGCGAGAACGGAAGCCGGGGTGAGCTCAAGGTGATGCGCTTCGACGCCTTGGAACAGGGCAAAGTCGGTCGCTGAGGGCGAGCTCATCCTTTCGCGCGAGGACTCCGTAGTCCCCCCGAGTCACGATCCACAGAGCATTCGGGAAGGAGACGGAGATGGCAGGAAAAAAGGACGACAAACCCAAGGGTGGCGACAAGCCGAAAGGTGGCGGCAAGCCGAAGATCAAGACCGTCGAGCGGCCGCGGTGTGAGCGCAGTCAGAGGGGTCGCCTGCTGGTCTACGGAGATGCTGCCCTCCCACCGAAGAAGCGGCCTCAGAAGCTCAACAAGGGCGCCCTGAGGCCAGCCCGGTTTCGTATCGAAATCACCGTCATCAGTCAGTCCGACTGCGACCCCGCGGAGCCCAAGCGCTGCGAGTACAAGTACCGCGCCATCGTCGAGCTGCAACAAAAGGTCGGCCGCAGGTGGCAGCGGTTCAAAGGAGCCACGGCGGTCATTCAGAGCCTGAAGATCGGCGCTCCGGTCAACCTCACCGCAACGCCGGAGAAGAAGGACCGAACCCAGATCAACGTCGGTACCAACCTGCCCGTCGCCCCGAAGATCGCCAAGGTCGACGTCACCGCGCTGGTGCGGGTCACCAACGGCCCCGGTGGCACCGAGTCGGCGGTCGGCTCGCTGATGCTGGTGGTCCCGGGGGACGTCGAACCCATCTGCCGGGGCAAGGGAAAGAAGAAGTAGGGCTGACGCCGGTGATCGCTAGAGCTTGAGCTCGGAGTAGCGACCGGAAGCGTCGAGGACGGTTCCCCAAACCTTCGAAGAGGCCTGATGGCGCTCGGGCCCGAAGGCCAGCTCGGTTCCGATCCCGGGATCGAGCTGGAGGGACTCGATGGCGCTCAAGAACGACTCCATCGAGAGGGACTCGTCGCTGCGCCGCAGGGCTTCGGCGAAGACCTCCGCCGCCAGGTAGCCCTCGAGGGAAACGAAGCCGGGCTGCTCCGCCGGGAAGTGACGCCCCAAGAGCTCGCGGTAGCGAACCACGCCCGGGGCGAGGGACTCCGGATGGGGCACCACCTGGCTGACGATGACCCCTTCGGCATAGCGACCCCCGAACCCGGCGAGCTCTTCCGCCAGGGCCCGACTGCCGACGAAGGAGAGGTTGGCGAAGGCCGGCTCGAGGCCGAGATCGACGAGGCGCCGGATGAACTCCGCCGCCGGCCGGTAGGTCGCCGCCATGACGATGCCGGCGATCTCGCCGTCGTGGCGCTCGATGCCGGCCACCGCCGAATCCACATCGCGAGTGTTGCGCCGGTAGCCGACGCGCAGGGTCGGTCCCTCGTAGCCGCGCTCGGCGAGGGCGGCACGCACGCCTTCATAGCCGGCGTCGCCATAGCCGTCGTCCTGAGCGAAGACGGCGATCTGCGAGGGCTCCAAGCCGCGCCGATCGAGGAAATAGGAAACCAGTGCGGCGGTCTCTTCGGCATAGCTGGCGCGGTAGTTGAAGACATAGCGATCGGGGGGCTGGCGCCGCAAGAGATCGGCGCCGGAAAAGGCACCAAAGAACGGCACTCCCTGCTCAAGAGCCAGCGGCACCGCCACCGCGGCGGTGGGTGTGCCGACATTGCCGACGACGGCGAAAACCTGTCGCTCGAGCAGCAGATCGACCATGTTGCTCACCGCCCGATCCGGCTCGTAGGCGTCGTCGAGGGCGATCAGCTCGAGCTCGCGGCCGTGAATGCCACCGTTGGCGTTGATCTCCCGAAACGAGGTCTCGATGCCGGTTTGCATGCCCCGGCCGAGCTCCTTCGCCGGACCCGAAAAGGCTGCGCTCATGCCGATCGCGATCTTGCCCTCTCGGACTCCGCGCGTCGCCACCTCACCAGCCGTCGCCGCCTCGTCGCTGGCCGGGCCACGGGAGCTGGACCACCAGAAGAGTCCGCCCACTAGCACCAAAGCCAAAACCAGCAAGGGCACCGCCAGGCGACCAGCCCAGCCCTTGCCAGAAGACTCGGTCACGCCACCGCCCTTCTGCATCAGAACTGTTGGGGGAATCTCGGAGCCAACACTCGAGCTCGGATGGCTGGGACCGTCACCGACCGCCTCATCGAGAGCCGCCACCAGCTCCCGCGTTGAAGCGAAACGGTCTTCCGGCCGGATCGCCATCGACCGGGCGATCACCTCGGCCAACGCGGGGTGCCGCGACAGCAATCCGAGGTCGAGCTGCGGCGGCTTCTGCATCTGCTGTACCAACACCGAGTGAGGCGTCTGCCCGGAGTAAGGCCGGTACCCGGTGACCATGAAAAACAGAATGGCGCCGAGAGCGTAGATATCCGAACGCGGGCCGGCGTCGGCCGGCGATTCGATCTGTTCCGGAGCGATGAAACCGGGGGTCCCCATCAGCAGACCGACCTGGGTCAAGCGCGTGGCATCGCTCTCCTCGAGGGTGCGCGCAATCCCGAAGTCGAGCACCTTGAGGGTTTCGGGAGCGCCGGTCCGCGAGGAGACGAAGAGGTTGTCGGGCTTGAGGTCGCGGTGCACCAAACCGTTCTCGTGCGCCGCCCCGACCCCGGCACAGGCCTGGCGCATCCAGCGCACCGCGTCGCCGAGGGGCAGGCCCTGCTGCTTCGGCACCAGGGTGCTCAAGGGCTGGCCGGTCAAGAACTCCATGACCATGAAGATCATGCCGGTGTCGGTGTTGCCGAAATCGATGATGCTGACCACGTTGGGGTGGTTGAGCTGGCTCAGCACCCGCGCCTCCTGGAAGAAGCGCGAAATCATCGACGGCATCGCCTGCACCGAGGGCAGCAGCACCTTGACCGCCACATTGCGGCCGAGGGGCATCTGCTCGGCCCGGAAGACCGCCCCCATGCCACCGGCGCCGATCTGCTCCTCGAGCCGATAGGTGTCTTTGAGGACGGTGCCGATCAGCGGATCCGAGTCCTGCTGTGCCTGCACCAGCACCGTGCCGTCGCCCGGGCACCGCTCACCGTCTTCGAACTCTTTGCCGCACAGCGGACAGTACTTCACGCCTAATCTCCGAGTTGTTCCCGACCGGGCCGATTCTAGCCCTACCGCAAAAGGCGCCGAACTCGGCACCGATGTCTCAAACTGGTAGGGGAGGTCCCGGCCCACTCGACAAGCACGATCGAGGCAGTTCCGCGGCGGGCTGGCGAGCGAGCGCTGACCATGCAGATCGGAATCGACACGTCGGTCGTCGTACGAATCCTGGCAGGGGAACCTCAGCACCTCGCCATGGTCGCCCTCGAATTCGTACTCCGCAACTTGCGGACCGGCAATCGAATCCTGGTCTCGAATCTCGTGCTTGCCGAAACCTACTTCGCCTTTCAGCACCATTACGGCGCAGCGAAAGCTGACACGCTCGACGCTCTGACGAATTTCGTTTCGAGCCCCGGCGTCGACGTCAGTCCCGGAGCTCTCGAAGTACTACAAACGCCCGGCCTCGCGACCGCAAAGCCCGGATTCGTCGACCGCTTGATCCTCTCCGAATACCGTCTCGCGCAGGCTGAACAGGTGGCGACTTTCGAGCAGAGCGCGGCTCGCCTGCCGAAGGTTCGAGTCTTGAAACCCTGAGGCGGTCCGCTCTCGGCCCGATCAACTCAGATCGGCCTGCGAGGCGTCGCGGAGAGGCCCAGGTCCTCACCTCAAGCGGGCCGCAATCCCTCCCAGCACGTCACCGAGGGCCGACCGGCGGTGCTCGGTGGCGTCCTTGTCGTCGCCGGACGATTCCCGCACGCTGGCGGCGAGGGCTTCGAGCTCTCCAGCCAGGGAAGCGTTGACGGTTTCGCTGGCGAGGGCTTCGTCGGCACGATCGAGAGCCTTCTTCAGACGCGAGCCCAGGGACTTCGAGAGTGTTTCGCCACGGCCGAGCTGATCGATGTAAGCCCGCGCCACCACCGGCTCCGCCGGCCAGTCGACGCGGAACTGTTGTTGCGGATTGAAGATGTCGCCCTGATCGGCGATCGCCGCGGCGGCGATCTCGTTGGCGCTCAGATACTCACTGGGGGTGAGCGCCAGCACGTCGAGGCCGCGCACCATCTCGGTGCCGTAGATCTTGTCGCCGTACCAGTAGGTCGACCAGAAGCCACCGACGATCATCTCGTCGACGTCGATCGGACCGCGGTCGAAGTAGGCGATCTCCACCGCCTGGGCGGAGTCGGTGAAGTCGATCACCGACAGGCCACCCTGATACCAGGCCTGCACGAAGATGTCGCGCCCCGGAACCGGCACGATCGAGCCGTTGTGGGCAACGCAGTTCTCCTCCTCGAGCTGCGGCGCCGGCATCTTGAAGTAGCCGCGGAACTCGAGCTTCCTGTCGACGATGTCGTAGATGGCGTCGGCGCCCCAGGTCATGGGATCGAAGGAGCGACAGCGCGGCCGCCCGCCACCACCCCACTCGTCCGTGAATAGAACCTTGGTGCCGTCGTTGTTGAAGGTCGCCGAATGCCAGTAGGCAAACCCCTTGTCGACCACCACATCGATGCGCTGTGGGTTGAGGGGATCGCGGATGTCGAACAGGATGCCGTTGCCGGAGCACGCCCCGGCGGCGATCTTCTTCTCGGGGAAGACGGTGAT encodes the following:
- a CDS encoding L-dopachrome tautomerase-related protein — protein: MKPIFLAALLLVGLTPATASDLELVAGLGAETPPGNIAIGPDGRIFLSVHGFYGQPIKVVELLEDGSTRPYPNATWAFAPKDGGNGLYGVLGLNVDSKGILWLLDTSGENRAGRLIGWDTRAEKLHRIVYLAAPVIRPESFLNDLAIDAENGFVYIADTAGADTAALVVVDLDTGQARRVLEGSRYTVAEDIDMVIDGRTMELGGAPARLGINPITLSPDNQWVYFGAMTGTSLYRVRGADLRNSKLTSKQLAERVERYGDKPISDGITVDGGGNVYITAITENAIGVVGSDGEYRQLFQRQDLAWPDGFAYGPDHQIYVTVNELHRSPVLNGGENGSRGELKVMRFDALEQGKVGR
- a CDS encoding ABC transporter substrate-binding protein, which translates into the protein MKYCPLCGKEFEDGERCPGDGTVLVQAQQDSDPLIGTVLKDTYRLEEQIGAGGMGAVFRAEQMPLGRNVAVKVLLPSVQAMPSMISRFFQEARVLSQLNHPNVVSIIDFGNTDTGMIFMVMEFLTGQPLSTLVPKQQGLPLGDAVRWMRQACAGVGAAHENGLVHRDLKPDNLFVSSRTGAPETLKVLDFGIARTLEESDATRLTQVGLLMGTPGFIAPEQIESPADAGPRSDIYALGAILFFMVTGYRPYSGQTPHSVLVQQMQKPPQLDLGLLSRHPALAEVIARSMAIRPEDRFASTRELVAALDEAVGDGPSHPSSSVGSEIPPTVLMQKGGGVTESSGKGWAGRLAVPLLVLALVLVGGLFWWSSSRGPASDEAATAGEVATRGVREGKIAIGMSAAFSGPAKELGRGMQTGIETSFREINANGGIHGRELELIALDDAYEPDRAVSNMVDLLLERQVFAVVGNVGTPTAAVAVPLALEQGVPFFGAFSGADLLRRQPPDRYVFNYRASYAEETAALVSYFLDRRGLEPSQIAVFAQDDGYGDAGYEGVRAALAERGYEGPTLRVGYRRNTRDVDSAVAGIERHDGEIAGIVMAATYRPAAEFIRRLVDLGLEPAFANLSFVGSRALAEELAGFGGRYAEGVIVSQVVPHPESLAPGVVRYRELLGRHFPAEQPGFVSLEGYLAAEVFAEALRRSDESLSMESFLSAIESLQLDPGIGTELAFGPERHQASSKVWGTVLDASGRYSELKL
- a CDS encoding PIN domain-containing protein, coding for MQIGIDTSVVVRILAGEPQHLAMVALEFVLRNLRTGNRILVSNLVLAETYFAFQHHYGAAKADTLDALTNFVSSPGVDVSPGALEVLQTPGLATAKPGFVDRLILSEYRLAQAEQVATFEQSAARLPKVRVLKP